The sequence CCTTTTAATGACGGCAACTCTTTAAACCTGGCAAAAATCGTCATTCCTTGCATCCGTTCCGCACGAATGATATTCGCTTTACGGTCTACTAACAACAGCAAGATCACGCCAGTACGAATGATTCCTTTCGAGCGGCCAATCGCCACTTGGCCTTCTTGCCGAAATTGCCGATAGCGGTAGTTAAAATGCTTGATTTGCCAAAAGCCGAGTACACTTTGCAAAAGGAAACCGACTCCTAGACAGACAATGGCTAACAAAATCGCCAT is a genomic window of Shouchella clausii containing:
- a CDS encoding transcriptional regulator GutM, whose translation is MAILLAIVCLGVGFLLQSVLGFWQIKHFNYRYRQFRQEGQVAIGRSKGIIRTGVILLLLVDRKANIIRAERMQGMTIFARFKELPSLKGQPLFYIDQGVERRLDPFTRKALADAKHVYRVVKAGGEVKPPKAPLSQLLAIFTRKREVSS